Proteins co-encoded in one Uloborus diversus isolate 005 chromosome 9, Udiv.v.3.1, whole genome shotgun sequence genomic window:
- the LOC129230466 gene encoding uncharacterized protein LOC129230466 has translation MASSSSFSSTSPSASIATASTDLQETDAFSDDSGVDVKLQLKKPHPRFSKFIQESDSAAESNKRNKRKSSEPKKRKDVLQMKRFRWDTDEEDNDADHREEEDVVDDVFDVIERERPSSGDSGYQMEPSSTMVINHDPEKKKRQKQWRKPKVEKYDPTIKQEEIIPTFRQSVIRKHEASATCTSSGASSILSYSSTKDLSSVSLLQSTSSSSLATTLAGQSIPSIVKTISPQEYDPSADSQDDSNLPSCSRTSRTVGRPRNYKSMSRQRRIEANARERTRVHTISAAFENLRRAVPAYAHNQKLSKLAILRIASAYIVALACLNKQDYSQEQSRPALAECVEQCTRTIQAEGRSRRRTSKD, from the coding sequence ATGGCTAGTTCATCTAGTTTCTCATCTACTAGTCCTTCAGCATCTATTGCCACAGCATCAACAGATCTCCAAGAAACGGACGCATTTAGCGATGACAGTGGTGTTGATGTCAAATTGCAGTTGAAAAAGCCTCATCCGAGGTTTTCTAAGTTCATCCAAGAATCGGATTCGGCAGCAGAATCCAACAAACGCAACAAACGAAAATCGTCAGAAcctaagaaaagaaaagatgtCCTCCAAATGAAAAGATTCAGGTGGGACACTGATGAAGAAGACAACGATGCTGATCACAGGGAAGAGGAAGATGTGGTCGATGATGTATTCGACGTCATTGAAAGGGAAAGGCCAAGCAGTGGAGACAGTGGCTACCAGATGGAACCGTCTTCAACGATGGTAATTAATCATGATCCAGAGAAGAAGAAACGGCAAAAGCAATGGAGGAAGCCCAAAGTTGAGAAATATGATCCAACTATTAAACAAGAAGAAATAATTCCAACCTTTAGACAGTCTGTGATACGGAAACATGAAGCAAGTGCAACTTGTACTAGTTCTGGTGCTTCTTCCATCCTAAGTTACTCATCAACGAAAGACTTGTCTTCCGTCTCGCTGCTGCAGAGCACAAGCAGTAGTTCACTTGCCACTACTTTGGCTGGTCAAAGCATACCGTCAATAGTCAAAACCATTTCACCTCAAGAGTACGACCCTTCTGCGGATTCTCAAGATGACAGCAATCTGCCCTCTTGTTCCAGGACTAGTCGAACCGTTGGAAGGCCGAGGAACTACAAGAGCATGTCTCGGCAAAGGAGAATTGAAGCCAATGCCAGAGAAAGAACAAGGGTCCATACAATTAGCGCTGCTTTTGAAAACCTCAGAAGAGCTGTTCCTGCTTATGCTCACAACCAGAAACTCTCTAAACTTGCCATTTTGAGGATTGCTAGCGCTTACATAGTTGCTTTGGCATGCCTCAACAAGCAGGATTACAGTCAAGAACAAAGCAGACCAGCTTTGGCAGAGTGTGTTGAACAATGCACAAGGACTATACAAGCTGAAGGGAGGTCCAGACGTAGAACATCGAAG